Within Spinacia oleracea cultivar Varoflay chromosome 4, BTI_SOV_V1, whole genome shotgun sequence, the genomic segment cattctgatttctctctctcacctcttcggatctctctctctctcttatttcactctctctctctcttaaaatTCCTCCCCTGTTCTTGAGAAAACCCTAGGTTTTCCGCCTCTGATCTGGGTTTTCCTCTCCAAATCTCGCAAATCTGAAACGTTTTCGCAGAAAAACGTTCATAAAAATTACTCGGAATCATTTTCCGATCAGATCCCCTCTATTTTTGTCCCCTTTTTGGTCCCTAATCGTCGCTGATCTCTGTTTTTCTGGTACTTTATGGGTTCTTCTTTGTCTAGAACTCGAGGTGATTCTGGGGTGGGAACTTCTGGTCAAAGAATCCCCGATTCCAACTGTGATTGGGGATCCAAGTGCAACTGTCCCAATAACGAGCATTCCTACTCCGccgaatataaaaacaatctgtatttggcccaaaaagaaaatacgagtactcgaaactatttggaagaatggtttcggaagagggaagtggagccaggagaggaggttgagtcaaaatatgacgatcggaaacccactccctcagatctgcgttttttcggtgaaggagattccgatgaggtattaattttgattttttgcgatttatttAGGGTTATTGATGTcggttttattaaaatggtttGATGAATGTTTGCATGTCTAAAAAAGTGGGATTTGATAAATGTTTGATTTATTTGGAGTATTGTTCATTAAACTCGGATTATTTTCTGGAGTAGTTGCTCtgatttcccattgcatgtgttaaaaatgcagatctggtattttttcgaattttttgggaattttttggagatttgttggattcattcgggctttttatgttattctttgctctgttttctcattgcatgttgttaaaattgagttctgattttattttgtgctctgttttttcattgcatgttgttaaaattgagttctgattttattttgggctctgttttttcattgcatgttgttaaaattgagttctgattttattttgggctctgttttttcattgcatgttgttaaaattgagttctgattttatttggagctatttggaaattatttgaagaaaatcggaatattcatgtgttttgttgatctgttttcccattgcatgtggttaaaaatgggatctggatgtatttgGGATATCATTTCACATTTTTTGggtaaaaatgggatctggatgtattccga encodes:
- the LOC110782572 gene encoding uncharacterized protein; this encodes MGSSLSRTRGDSGVGTSGQRIPDSNCDWGSKCNCPNNEHSYSAEYKNNLYLAQKENTSTRNYLEEWFRKREVEPGEEVESKYDDRKPTPSDLRFFGEGDSDEEPSGSDSFDLVYVGECENENGDAVGSPGQLSSGYPSSKKGEKGKKSASASDDA